The DNA region GGCAGGACTGCCTGGCTGCCAACCGCATCTACGTGCACGCGGACGTGTACGAGGAGTTCCTCGCCCTGTTCACCAGGAAGGTGCAGGCCCTCCGCGTGGGCAACGGCCTGTCCGAGGGCGTGGACGTCGGGCCGCTGATGAACGCCCGCGCCGTGGACAAGTGCCAGCAGCACGTGGACGACGCCATGGCCAAGGGCGCGCGCCGTCTTTACGGCGGCGGCGTGCACGAGCTGGGCGGGCTGTTCTTCGACCCCACGGTGCTGGCCGACGTTACGCCGGCAATGGCCATCAGCAGCGAGGAGACCTTCGGCCCTGTCGCCGCCGTCTCGCGCTTCGGCAGCGAGGCCGAGCTTTCCGGGCTGGCCAACCACGCCGAGCTGGGGCTCATGGCCTACCTCTTCACCAACGACCACGACCGCGTCTGTCGCATCACCGAGATGCTGGAGTACGGCATGGTGGCCGTGAACTGCGTGAAGGTCACGGGCGGGCCCATCCCCTTCGGCGGGGTCAAGCAGTCCGGTCTGGGACGCGAGGGCGGCCACTGGGGACTGGATGAGTATCTGGATACCAAATACATCTGCGCCGCGATCAAGGCGGCCTAGGCGTTGACCTGAGCGTCGACCAGCGGGCCGATGATTGGACCGGCCCGTCGGGCGCAGAAATACAAGGAGAATGGTTTCATGGACAAGGCACGCATAGCGGAGCTTTCCGTAACGGACCGGGCGAATGTCTTCCACCCTTCGACGCATCTGGCCCAGTTTGCACGGGGTGAAGCCCCCAACCGCATCATCACCAAGGCCGAGGGCATCTACATCGAAGACGCCGAAGGCGTCCGCAGCCTGGACGGCTTCTCCGGCCTCTACTGCGTCAACGTGGGCTATGGCCGCAAGGAAATCGCCGACGCCATTGCCGAGCAGGCGAACACGCTGGCCTACTTCCACGCCTATGTGGGGCATTCGCACGAGCCCGTCATCAAGCTCTCCGAGCGCATCGTGCGCAAGGCCGGCATGGGCATGCAGCGCGTCTACTACGGCATGTCCGGCTCCGACGCCAACGAGACCAACATCAAGTTGGTCTGGTACTACAACAACGTGCTGGGCCGGCCCGAGAAGAAGAAGATCATCTCCCGCCAGCGCGGCTACCATGGCTCCGGCATCATGACCGGCAGCCTCACCGGCCTTGGCCTGTTCCAGGACCACTTCGATCTGCCCGTGAACGTGATCAAGCACACCATGTGCCCGCACCAGTACTGGAACGGCATGGACGGCGAGACCGAGGAAGAGTTCAGCCAGCGCTGCGCCGACGAGCTGGAAAAGATGATCATCGCCGAGGGCCCGGATACCGTGGCCGCCTTCATCGGCGAGCCCATCCTGGGCACCGGCGGCATCATTCCCCCGCCGGCCGGCTACTGGCAGGCCATCCAGAAGGTACTGGACAAGTACGACGTGCTGCTCATCGCCGACGAGGTCATCACCGGTTTCGGCCGCACCGGCCAGTACTTCGGCAGCCACACCTACGGCATGAAGCCCGACCTCATCGCCATTGCCAAGGGCCTGACTTCGGCCTACCTGCCGCTTTCCGGCGTTATCGTGGGCGAGCGCGTGTGGAAGGTGCTGGAGCAGGGCACGGACGAGTTCGGCGCCATCGGCCACGGCTGGACCTACTCGGCCCATCCCATGTGCGCCGCAGCCGGCAACGCCAACCTGGACATCGTTGACAAGGAAGACCTGCCGGCCAACGCCCGTGAGGTGGGCGGCTACTTCCAGCAGAAGCTGCACGAGACCTTCGGCGACCACCCCATGGTGGGCGAAGTTCGCGGCGTGGGTCTGATGGCCGCCCTGGAGTTCGTGGCCGACAAGGACAAGAAGGAACGGTTCGATCCCTCCAAGAAGGTGGGCTACTCCGTGGCCGGCGCCTGCCTGGAAGAGGGCCTCATCGCCCGGGCCATGCCCCACGGCGAGATCCTGGGCTTTGCCCCGCCCCTCATCGTGACCAAGGACGACATCGACACCATCGTGGCCAAGGCCAAGACGGCTGTCGACAAGGTGTATGCTGCTTTGTAATACGAAATTGAATTGGTAAAGAAAAAGGCGTCTTGCATTGAGCGAGGCGCCTTTTTTGCTTGCATTCGACGGGGCGGAGTAACCAAGCAGCTGGTGGAGTGAATACCACAAAGTATCACGAGGTGGACAAGAGTATACGGAAATTCTACCCTCCCCCAGAATCGGTATTCATTTAGACCAGGAGACCACGCCATGCAAGACTTCCACCCGGAATGCGCCGTCTGCCCATACGACTGGAGTGAACGATACTGCCGCAAGGAAGGCGGCAAGGGTCCGAAAAACTGCCCCTCGTTGCGGCACAAGGCGCTGAAAGAGCGCTCCCTGGAGCTGTTGCGCGCCGACCCGGCGCTGATGAACTTCGCTACGCAGGCGTCCTTGCAGGAGACGGCCGGCTACTCGGGCCGGGAAAAAGGCTATGCCAACATCAAACCGGCCAAGCCCCGCATTCAGGAGATCGTCGAGTTCGCCAAGCGCATGGAGTACCACCGGCTGGGCATGGCCTTCTGCATCGGCCTGCGCAAGGAAGCCGAGGTGGTCCACAAGATCTTCACGGACAATGGCCTTGAACTCGTCTCCATCTGCTGCAAGGCCGGCCGCACGCCCAAAGAGGCCATCGGCCTCACCCAGGCGGACCACGTGGACCCCTCCCAGGAGAAGGAGACCATGTGCAACCCGGTGCTCCAGGCCTTGCTCGCCAACGAACATGACGTTGAGCTCAACGTGCTGATGGGCCTCTGCGTCGGCCACGACTCCCTGTTCATCAAACACGCCGAGGCGCCTGTCACGGTACTGGCGGTGAAGGACCGGCTACTTGGCCACGCACCGCTCACGGCCGTGTACCAGTACGACGCCTACTACCGGAACCTCAAATGCCCTCTCGCCTGAGACACCAGCCGTGCGACAGCATGTCATAACAGGCTGTGTGCACAATAGATTACGGGCAAGAGCTCCACGAAAAAGGGCCCACGCACAATGCGCGGGCCTTTCCGGGCAAATCAGACGCGGAGCCGTAGGCCCCTTGTCCTTAAATTACAGTGAGTTCCTGAAGATACGCTCCACAACCTTCTCGTCCGCCTTGATGGGGGCAAGCGGCAGCAGCATCTTGGCCAGGGAGGAATCCATGGTCAGCTTGACCAGCGCCGGGATGTCGGCCTCGGTGAAGTAGTCGGACATGTCGGTCTTCTGGCCCACGGAGTTGAACCACTTCCTGAGGCCTTCCACAACCTTGTCGCGTTCCGCCGGAATGCCTTCCAGGTCGGGCACGATGGGCTTGAGCAACTCGGCGAGCTGCTCCGGCACTGCGTGATAGATTTCCTGAACCATGGCCGGCATGAGAATGCCCAGACCGTCGCCGTGCGTCACCTTGGCGTCGTGCGTGCTCATGGCATGCTCCATGGCGTGGGTGATGTGCAGCAGGCCAAGGTCGAAGCTGATGCCGGCGATGGCCGAGGCGTACATCAGCCAGTAGCGCGCGGTCAGGTTGCCGGGCTCCACGATGGCCTGGGGCAGATACTTGGACACGAGGCGGATGGCGTCTCTGGCCAGGCCGAACGAGTACGGCGTGGTGGTGATGGTGGTGGCCGCCTCCAGAGCGTGGTTGACCGCGTCGATGGAGGTGGAGATGGTCTGCTTTATCGGCATGGTTGCCGTAAGCGCCGGGTCTTCGATGGTGTATGTGGCGTAGATGTGCGGAGAGTTGATGGCGGGCTTGTCCTCGCCATCGGATTGTGCCACTGCAAAGGCATCGCACTCGGAGCCGGTGCCGTGGGAGGTGTTGATCAGCAGCAGGGGCACGGCGTCGTTGATGCCTTCGCCCTTCTCATAGAAATCAACGGACTTCTTGCCGGGATGCTTCATCAGCACGGCAGCGGTCTTGGCGGTATCCATGGAGCTGCCGCCGCCGATGGCCAGAATGCAGTCGGCCTTCATTTCGAGGCCAGCCGCCGCGGCTTCCTCGCAGTTGTCATAGGTGGGGTTGGGACGGACCTTGTCGTAGTGTTTCCAGGACTTGGCATGCTTGTTCAGGGCCGGTTCGACCGTATCCCAGGCGCCGCTGGCCTTGTAGGCGCAGTTATCGGTCACGACCAGGATGTTGCCCATTCCTTTCTGGGTAAGGCCTTCGAGGATATCATTGACTTTCTGAACGGCGCCGACGCCGAAGTAGGTAAGGGGACGTGTGGGTTGCAGGACGAAAACACGGTTGATGTCGATTTTGGCTTCCCAACTGCTCATGACATTCTCCTTAACTATTGGTTGTCGAATAGCGTCTTTGAGTCTCATGGGCTAAGGTGCATGATATGCGACAGGCCTGCTCAGTTCGACGAATCCTCCTTAATGGCTTGCCCCGATGTAAGCGGTTTCAGTTGACGCTGCCCGCTTCAGGTCTTGCGAATGCTTTTTCACATAGCACCAAAACTTGACCCAATTATGGGCCGTAATCCAGCCGAAGCCTTCCTCATGCGGCGCGCACCCTGCAGATCATCAGAATCCCCGTCACGCAGGCATGCCCGACGCGTCCCGAAAGCTTTTGCAAGCGTGATATCAAGAAATGTCTATTGTAGGCAATACATTTCAAAAAAAACTGGTTCCGCCAGCTGAACCCACAGAACATCACGCAACTATTAGGATTCTTGGCAACTCCTCTACACCTTTTCCCATGGCGCCATGCGGGGCGATTTCCGAAAAAAAAGCCGGCCAGGTGTGTCCCTGACCGGCTTCATCTCATATTGACGCGCGTGCCCGCGCGGCGCGGGTGTTTCTCTGACGTCCAGACGCTATCCCTACGGCCCTTCCCCGATATTCTTCAACCCGTCGATGAGTTGGCTCAGCTTGTTGGAAAGGCGCGCGAGCTGCTCCATGGCCACAGCCGACTCGTCCATGGCGTGCGCGGTTTCTTCGGCAATCCGGCTGATCTCGCCGGTGCCCCGCTTGATCTCCTCGGATGCCGCGCTCTGCTCCTCGGCGGCCGAGGCAATGGACTGCACCTGGCCTGCCACCTCGTCGACTAGCTGCAGAATGTTGCCCAACGCTTCGCCGGCTTGGGTAGCCAGGCTGGTGGTCGATTCCACCACCCGCCGTGTTTCCTGCATGGAATCAATCGACATGGCGGTTGAGTCCTGGATGGAGTGAATGGCGGCACCGACCTCCTTGGTCGCGCCCATGGTCTTTTCGGCCAGCTTGCGGACCTCGTCGGCAACCACAGCAAAGCCGCGGCCGGCCTCGCCGGCCCGCGCCGCTTCGATGGCGGCATTCAGCGCCAGAAGGTTCGTTTGGTCGGCAATGTCCGTAATCACGTTCATGACGTTGCCGATGGACTCGGCCTGGCTGCCGAGCTGCTCCATCTCCTGGCTCAGCTTGTCTGTTTCATGAACCAGGGTGCCGACCGAGGACACCACCTGGTCCACGATCTCCGAGCCGGAGCGCGCTTCCTCCTTGGTCCGCATGGCGCT from Oceanidesulfovibrio marinus includes:
- a CDS encoding aspartate aminotransferase family protein, with amino-acid sequence MDKARIAELSVTDRANVFHPSTHLAQFARGEAPNRIITKAEGIYIEDAEGVRSLDGFSGLYCVNVGYGRKEIADAIAEQANTLAYFHAYVGHSHEPVIKLSERIVRKAGMGMQRVYYGMSGSDANETNIKLVWYYNNVLGRPEKKKIISRQRGYHGSGIMTGSLTGLGLFQDHFDLPVNVIKHTMCPHQYWNGMDGETEEEFSQRCADELEKMIIAEGPDTVAAFIGEPILGTGGIIPPPAGYWQAIQKVLDKYDVLLIADEVITGFGRTGQYFGSHTYGMKPDLIAIAKGLTSAYLPLSGVIVGERVWKVLEQGTDEFGAIGHGWTYSAHPMCAAAGNANLDIVDKEDLPANAREVGGYFQQKLHETFGDHPMVGEVRGVGLMAALEFVADKDKKERFDPSKKVGYSVAGACLEEGLIARAMPHGEILGFAPPLIVTKDDIDTIVAKAKTAVDKVYAAL
- a CDS encoding DUF1847 domain-containing protein, which gives rise to MQDFHPECAVCPYDWSERYCRKEGGKGPKNCPSLRHKALKERSLELLRADPALMNFATQASLQETAGYSGREKGYANIKPAKPRIQEIVEFAKRMEYHRLGMAFCIGLRKEAEVVHKIFTDNGLELVSICCKAGRTPKEAIGLTQADHVDPSQEKETMCNPVLQALLANEHDVELNVLMGLCVGHDSLFIKHAEAPVTVLAVKDRLLGHAPLTAVYQYDAYYRNLKCPLA
- a CDS encoding iron-containing alcohol dehydrogenase encodes the protein MSSWEAKIDINRVFVLQPTRPLTYFGVGAVQKVNDILEGLTQKGMGNILVVTDNCAYKASGAWDTVEPALNKHAKSWKHYDKVRPNPTYDNCEEAAAAGLEMKADCILAIGGGSSMDTAKTAAVLMKHPGKKSVDFYEKGEGINDAVPLLLINTSHGTGSECDAFAVAQSDGEDKPAINSPHIYATYTIEDPALTATMPIKQTISTSIDAVNHALEAATTITTTPYSFGLARDAIRLVSKYLPQAIVEPGNLTARYWLMYASAIAGISFDLGLLHITHAMEHAMSTHDAKVTHGDGLGILMPAMVQEIYHAVPEQLAELLKPIVPDLEGIPAERDKVVEGLRKWFNSVGQKTDMSDYFTEADIPALVKLTMDSSLAKMLLPLAPIKADEKVVERIFRNSL